One part of the Dioscorea cayenensis subsp. rotundata cultivar TDr96_F1 chromosome 2, TDr96_F1_v2_PseudoChromosome.rev07_lg8_w22 25.fasta, whole genome shotgun sequence genome encodes these proteins:
- the LOC120280660 gene encoding LOW QUALITY PROTEIN: serine carboxypeptidase-like 51 (The sequence of the model RefSeq protein was modified relative to this genomic sequence to represent the inferred CDS: deleted 1 base in 1 codon), which produces MENKCSVVLLLLLCFVSAHAFGTQNGSESWGYVEVRPKAHMFWWLYQSPNRVENGSTPWPTVLWLQGGPGASGVGLGNFQEIGPLDVNLNPRNSTWLNKADLLFVDNPVGTGYSYVEDDSLFVKSDVDAANDLTTLLKNLYNNNETLQKSPLTIVAESYGGKFAVTAGVTIANAIKSGDLKLQFGGIALGDSWISPEDFVFSWGPLLLDVSRLDINGAKQSNSLAEQIKQQIANGQYETATNTWSELENAISSLSNSVDFYNFMLDSKMDPLATTSTTTSTTSGLSQALIMKKYSMYLNSKAGTDGDIDSLMNGAIKDKLKIIPKSVSWGGQSNSVFEKLAGDFMKPRIDEVDQLLSLGVNVTVYNGQVDLICATKGTEAWVQKLKWDGLKDFNNLKRTPVYCGNNNDGETKGFVKSYRNFHFYWILGAGHFVPVDQPCIALQMVAAITQSPAPTAAVTNAL; this is translated from the exons ATGGAGAACAAGTGCTCAGTtgttcttctgcttcttctttgctttgtcTCTGCTCATGCTTTTGGAACTCAAAATGGCTCTGAATCATGGGGCTATGTAGAAGTTAGACCAA AGGCTCATATGTTTTGGTGGCTATACCAGAGTCCAAACAGAGTGGAAAATGGTTCAACTCCATGGCCAACAGTCCTCTGGTTACAGGGTGGACCA GGTGCTTCTGGTGTTGGACTTGGTAACTTCCAAGAGATTGGTCCATTGGATGTTAATTTGAATCCTAGAAATTCCACTTGGTTAAACAAAGCTGATCTTCTCTTTGTG gATAATCCAGTGGGAACTGGTTACAGTTATGTGGAGGATGATAGTCTTTTTGTGAAGAGTGATGTGGATGCAGCCAATGATTTGACTACTCTTTTGAAGAATCTCTATAACAACAATGAAACTCTTCAAAAGAGTCCACTCACAATTGTTGCAGAGTCTTATGGTGGCAAGTTTGCTGTTACTGCTGGTGTGACGATTGCCAATGCCATTAAATCAGGGGATTTGAAGCTTCAGTTTGGAG GAATTGCTTTAGGAGATAGTTGGATTTCTCCAGAGGATTTTGTG TTCTCTTGGGGGCCTTTGCTTTTAGATGTTTCTCGTCTCGATATCAATGGCGCCAAACAATCGAACAG TTTAGCTGAACAAATTAAGCAACAAATAGCAAATGGGCAATATGAGACTGCTACAAACACTTGGTCTGAGCTTGAAAATGCCATTTCTTCATTGAGTAATTCTGTG GACTTTTATAACTTCATGTTGGATTCTAAGATGGATCCTTTAGCGACGACATCAACTACGACAAGTACTACATCAGGACTATCGCAagcattgattatgaagaagtatTCTATGTATCTTAATTCGAAGGCCGGCACAGACGGTGATATCGATAGTCTTATGAATGGTGCTATTAAAGACAAGCTGAAAATTATTCCAAAGAGTGTGAG TTGGGGAGGACAATCTAATTCCGTCTTTGAAAAA TTGGCCGGTGATTTCATGAAGCCAAGGATCGATGAG GTTGATCAACTCTTGAGTTTGGGAGTCAATGTGACAGTCTATAATGGACAG GTTGATTTAATTTGTGCTACAAAGGGTACTGAGGCATGGGTGCAAAAACTCAA ATGGGACGGGCTCAAAGATTTCAATAACCTGAAGCGAACTCCGGTTTATTGTGGAAACAATAATGATGGAGAGACGAAAGGATTCGTGAAATCATACCGAAATTTCCATTTCTATTGGATCTTAGGAGCAGGACATTTT GTGCCAGTGGACCAGCCATGCATTGCACTGCAGATGGTTGCTGCAATTACACAATCACCTGCTCCCACTGCTGCTGTTACAAATGCTCTctga
- the LOC120276160 gene encoding LOW QUALITY PROTEIN: uncharacterized protein LOC120276160 (The sequence of the model RefSeq protein was modified relative to this genomic sequence to represent the inferred CDS: deleted 2 bases in 2 codons), with protein MAAISRSEPVRRSSHPEGHKQIEDEQHRLPATIDRMPPQRNRSGSCFTTSTLWFLFFIFIFVFVTTIIFNSWQIGLFHSPGPGTDTVSGLASNGQAPKKRHVGSVLRFLPADLVRRFSNGGLDRLRTSPRLGVRPPRLALVLGNMNSNAQSLMLLSIVKGLQELDYKFSVFALRDGEIRPFWEDVCCKVSILRDEDSTSVDWSNYEGVILSSLEAKKVISSLMQEPFCSIPLLWFIHEDTLGKRLQLYASSDWQDLISDWRSTFKRADVVVFPDFSLPMLYTSLDTGNFYVIPGSPVDFWAANRYVESHSRQQLRLDNGYNDDDLIILVVGSYFFYDELPCDYAAMMALAPQMLKFARAKKLGAILKFAILCGSSTDDYNSAIREVASRMGFSDDSVRHYGMDGDVNGVLLISDLVLYSSFQEEQTFPPLLVRVMAFGVPFVAPNSAQIEKYVIDKKHGFFYHPSDLNTLAEALSLAIKDNKLSNLAQIVSSYEKSFSKDLLAADCILGYANLLENVLQFPSDALLPRPLKQIQQRTWLWTLFESIEKTTSLVHAENSVDPMGRLSIVYSLEEQLSGRSHKENNSQDVTETSDGLTQIDWDDIHEMEISQDFERRELEELGERNEKILGSWEEVYRQARKAEKQKPEAHERDEGELERTGQTLCVYEIYDGEGAWSFLHRGSLYRGISLFKGSQRPRTDDVDATSRLPILKDAFYRNLFCELGAMFSIANKIDSIHKTPWIGFQSWRTNGKKTSLLTKSEKALEDAIQAEDSGDVVYFWALMGMDIGNRGRDMDLDFWSMCDIFNGGHCRPTFEEAFRQMYGLPDGSAGLPPMPVDGDQWSTLHSWVMPTSSFLEFIMFSRMFVDSLDGLPQNSSSPLSCVLGSSELEKKHCYCRVLEVLVNVWAYHSARKMVYLHPHSGVLEEQHPIEGRKGLMWVKYFNFSLLKSMDEELAEETDDGIKDMAGRLWPLTGEVHWQGILDREREDRYRKKMDKKRKNKEKLMDRQKHGYRQKALGG; from the exons ATGGCGGCAATCTCGCGGAGCGAGCCCGTGCGGCGTTCCTCCCACCCCGAGGGCCACAAACAGATCGAAGACGAGCAGCACCGCCTCCCGGCGACCATCGATCGAATGCCGCCTCAACGCAATCGGTCGGGCAGCTGCTTCACCACTTCCACTCTCtggttcttatttttcatcttcatcttcgtCTTTGTGACTACGATTATCTTCAACTCCTGGCAAATCGGCCTCTTCCACTCCCCTGGCCCCGGCACCGACACGGTGAGTGGTCTCGCCAGTAATGGGCAAGCACCGAAGAAGCGGCATGTTGGGAGTGTGCTGCGGTTCTTGCCTGCAGATCTGGTTCGGAGATTCAGTAATGGTGGGCTTGATCGGCTGCGAACTTCTCCTCGGCTTGGCGTTAGGCCACCGAGATTGGCCCTT GTTTTGGGGAATATGAACAGTAATGCACAATCGCTGATGCTCTTAAGTATTGTGAAAGGTCTTCAAGAGTTGGACTACAAGTTTTCT GTTTTTGCCCTAAGGGACGGGGAGATTCGTCCTTTTTGGGAAGATGTATGCTGTAAAGTTTCCATTTTGCGTGATGAGGATTCTACTTCTGTTGACTGGTCAAA TTATGAAGGTGTCATTCTAAGTTCTCTTGAAGCCAAAAAGGTTATTTCGAG CCTTATGCAAGAACCCTTCTGTTCAATACCTTTACTCTGGTTCATACATGAAGACACCCTTGGGAAGCGCCTTCAGCTTTATGCATCAAGTGATTGGCAAGATCTTATTTCTGATTGGCGGAGCACTTTCAAGAGGGCTGATGTTGTGGTGTTTCCAGATTTTTCACTTCCG ATGCTGTATACTTCACTTGATACTGGAAATTTTTATGTGATTCCGGGATCTCCAGTGGATTTCTGGGCAGCAAACCGTTATGTGGAATCCCATTCTCGCCAGCAATTACGGCTAGACAATGGGTACAATGATGATGATCTCATAATTCTAGTTGTTGGGAGCTACTTTTTCTATGATGAGTTGCCATGCGATTATGCAGCCATGATGGCCTTGGCACCTCAGATGTTGAAATTTGCTAGAGCTAAAAAATTAGGAGCAATATTAAAGTTTGCTATACTGTGTGGAAGCTCAACAGATGACTACAATTCAGCTATTCGG GAGGTTGCTTCTCGAATGGGATTTTCTGATGATTCTGTCAGGCATTATGGTATGGATGGTGATGTGAATGGTGTGTTGTTGATATCTGATCTTGTTCTTTATAGCTCCTTCCAAGAGGAGCAGACTTTTCCACCATTGTTAGTGCGGGTCATGGCCTTTGGAGTTCCTTTCGTTGCACCCAATTCAGCTCAAATAGAGAAATAC GTTATTGATAAAAAGCATGGCTTTTTTTATCATCCTAGTGATCTCAATACACTAGCTGAAGCTTTGTCGCTtgcaataaaagataataagcTGTCTAATCTTGCTCAAATTGTTTCTTCTTATGAAAAATCATTCTCCAAAGACTTGTTAGCAGCAGACTGTATTCTTGGTTATGCAAATCTTCTTGAAAATGTACTTCAGTTCCCATCTGATGCTTTACTTCCTAGGCCCCTTAAACAGATTCAACAGAGAACTTGGTTATGGACCTTGTTTGAAAGCATTGAGAAAACTACTAGCCTCGTCCATGCTGAGAATTCTGTTGATCCAATGGGAAGATTAAGcattgtgtattcacttgaggaGCAATTGTCTGGCAGATCTCACAAAGAGAACAACTCTCAGGATGTTACTGAGACTTCTGATGGCCTTACACAGATAGACTGGGATGATATTCATGAAATGGAAATATCCCAAGATTTTGAGAGGAGAGAACTCGAGGAG CTTGGGGAAAGGAATGAAAAAATCTTAGGATCATGGGAGGAAGTGTACCGTCAAGCCAGGAAAGCAGAAAAGCAGAAGCCTGAAGCACATGAACGAGATGAAGGGGAATTAGAAAGGACCGGACAAACATTATGCGTGTATGAGATATATGATGGAGAAGGGGCCTGGTCTTTTTTGCACCGTGGTTCTCTATACCGTGGGATAAGCCTT TTTAAAGGAAGCCAAAGACCAAGAACCGACGATGTTGATGCAACTAGTCGTCTCCCTATCTTGAAGGATGCATTTTATCGGAATCTTTTCTGTGAGCTTGGTGCTATGTTTTCAATTGCAAATAAGATTGATAGCATTCACAAAACACCTTGGATTGGTTTCCAGTCTTGGCGCACAAATGGAAAGAAG ACTTCCTTGTTGACTAAATCTGAAAAAGCATTGGAGGATGCTATACAAGCAGAGGATAGTGGAGATGTTGTCTACTTTTGGGCACTAATGGGTATGGATATTGGAAACAGAGGAAGAGATATGGATCTTGACTTTTGGTCTATGTGTGACATCTTTAATGGTGGGCATTGCAG ACCCACTTTTGAGGAAGCATTCAGACAAATGTATGGGTTACCCGATGGTAGTGCAGGCCTGCCTCCAATGCCTGTTGATGGTGACCAGTGGTCTACACTTCACAGTTGGGTTATGCCAACATCCTCATTTCTGGAGTTTATAATGTTCTCAAG GATGTTTGTTGACTCACTTGATGGATTGCCTCAGAATTCAAGC TCCCCACTTTCATGTGTGCTAGGGTCTTCAGAACTGGAG AAAAAGCATTGTTACTGTCGTGTTCTGGAGGTCCTGGTCAATGTCTGGGCTTATCATAGTGCCAGAAAAATGGTTTACCTGCATCCACACTCAGGAGTGCTCGAGGAACAACATCCAATTGAAGGACGCAAGGGCCTGATGTGGGTGAAGTATTTCAACTTTTCGTTGTTGAAGAGTATGGATGAGGAATTGGCCGAGGAAACTGATGATGGTATCAAAGACATGGCGGGGCGCCTGTGGCCTTTAACTGGAGAAGTGCATTGGCAGGGAATTTTGGACAGGGAGAGGGAAGACAGGTACAGGAAGAAAATggacaaaaagagaaagaataaagaaaaactaatggATAGGCAGAAGCAT GGATACAGGCAGAAAGCCTTAGGAGGGTAA
- the LOC120274871 gene encoding pistil-specific extensin-like protein, with amino-acid sequence MENKSLVMVLMAMASFVIGSHGEYGMHGWKDDKVMAVHIGGKVLCQDCTKDWNHWAYGATSLKGCKVSVTCMDERRRVVYHANDETDDQGEFELLVNKYINGKELKHEKGCTVRLVSSPHPNCNIATDFGKGKSGAKLCSPSHVYPGLIKYTIGPFYFTSPMCDDPNTTPPSPN; translated from the exons ATGGAGAACAAGAGCTTGGTGATGGTGTTAATGGCAATGGCAAGCTTTGTGATTGGTAGCCATGGTGAATATGGAATGCATGGATGGAAGGATGATAAGGTCATGGCTGTCCATATTGGAGGCAAGGTCCTCTGCCAAGATTGCACTAAAGATTGGAACCATTGGGCTTATGGAGCCACCTCTCTCaaag GTTGTAAGGTTTCAGTGACGTGCATGGATGAACGTAGAAGGGTGGTATACCATGCAAATGATGAAACAGATGATCAAGGAGAGTTTGAGTTACTTGTTAACAAGTACATCAATGGAAAGGaattaaaacatgaaaaagGATGCACTGTGAGATTGGTTTCATCACCTCACCCTAATTGTAACATTGCCACAGACTTCGGCAAAGGCAAATCAGGTGCTAAACTTTGTTCGCCTTCTCATGTTTATCCGGGTCTAATCAAGTACACTATCGGTCCTTTTTATTTTACCTCTCCAATGTGCGATGATCCTAACACTACTCCTCCATCTCCTAATTGA